tgattGTTTTCCCATTTAACCCCTATTTAAGTTTTCAAGAGATCTTATTCTTCACCGAGGGGGCACTGCATAGCTTTCTCTTTCAACATTGTCAGAGAGCTTCTTCAGATGTTGACAATAAACTGGAAAAGTCATGGTCCAGGAACCACATGTTGTTCATCCATTCAGGGACTGATAAGAGGTACTAGGTCTAATCTATGGATGTTTTGGCGATCCAACTTCAGTAGATATAGAGAACAACCTAGTAGCATACTCTTACTTGATATTATTGGTACCCCCCTCGTCACTATAGAAAAAGCTGGGAATTTTTTCCAGGGTTTCAATATTTGAAGGAATCTTGGATAAACTTGTATCCTTTTGGCTGGGTTCATCTAGCGAGAAGGAATTGTCCACAATACATTTGTGGGCTGGATAGAAGTGCCATAATTTTGAGAAGTTCCGTTAATTGGGTGCTGTTATTGGTGCCTAAGCATCTGTTATAAATGCTAATTCTTTTGTTCTTATAGTTCAACACCAGATGCTGTAGTTTAGAATGATAATTCTTGTTTACTTCTCATTTAGCAGCAAATTTTAGAAGATTGTGGGGTGGGATGTGGTTAAGGGGATGGAAGTAGAATATACAGCTAGTTGTAAGTCGTTTGTCAGGTCTGCCATCTTGCACATGTTTTAGGTTGGACTTTCACTGAACTTACTCATGTAGTCGtttgttctctaagattgagAAAACACTGTTTGAATAATTTATACTGGTCCATTTTGTTATTGAATGTATCTATTCGATCTCAGTTTAAGTTTACCATGGTGATGAGGAGAGGCCTCATGTGTGTGTGTTTTCCTTACTTTTTCCTGTGCGGGGTTGCGTTGGGTTCACGGAGGTTCCTGAGCGATTGTGCGTTATTATGGGCCAGGTTAGGAGCAGTTGTAGGTGCTTTTGTGAGGGGCTAGGGGAGGTTGCAAGTAAGTCAATTTTTACCTACTCCAGATCTTCATTAACATGATTAAACCTTATTTCGTAATTATTGGAATTTGAAACAACTGCTGCATAATGGTCCTAGAACAATTCTTTGATCTACTCTATCTTCTGTTTACTTAGTTCACTACAGCACAATCTTTTCGAATCTCACCATGATTTCCAGTTTTGACCCCGAACCTTCCAAGCTTTGTCATGGCAGCAATGAAGACCCTTTCAAAAGCTGTCTTGTTTGATGCAAACATGTTCACTACTCTCCTTGATCCCATTTTAGTATACAGTGTCTGGTCTGAAGTGAACAGCCCTTTACCCCTCTGAAGATTCTTGAAATACATGTTATCAAACACTTGAGGGGTGTCTGGATCCAAGGGGATGACAACTCTAGGAGATGCATTCTGTGGGCACATCTCTTGGAGTTCCGTAGCATAGTCTGCATCAATTGTTGGATCAACCTTGCGTTTGCTGTTAAAGCTGTATATCCTGCTTGAGAACTGGTTGCAGTGTGAAAATCCTAGTGTATGTGCTCCTGCATAAATCGTGATTATTGCTTGATAATTTTATAGTATCTTTTACcaatgaagaaagaaaatacaTGAAGAAGAAATAGGTAGAGAGGTAATGTACCAGAGAGGGCAATCAAATGCCTGATAGAGAGACCACGAGAGGCAAACATAGGAAGGAGCTTCTTCAAGTTAAAGTCAGAGTGAGGTAAATTGTTATGTACACTATTTTGTGAAGAAATTCTGCCGTCCCTCCTTCCCAATTCAACAGTATAATGTGGTCCTCCTGCCTACACATCCAATACGTAACAATTAGCTAGATTATTCGTCTTCGAGTATAGtcatatattttaaaagaaaagaagcatGCATGTCCTTTatagagaagaaagaaagagtgTATTGATTTACTAATGCAATGACATCTCTTGTGGCCATGGCTAAGATGTCAGCACatgagactttgttcttgcaaGCAGGGACATTATCAACTGCAGCTTTAGCTTTAATAACAGTGTCATATCCATCTCCAGCAAGTGACATATTGTCTGGATGATCCTTTTCTGCTGTGTTATTTCCTGAGGATCTCAGTATGATGGAAGCATCACAACCCTGACAATGTCATGTACACCATTACTTCATAATGCATTGAATATTCAGTGCATAGTGAATTAacaggcatatacatatatacgaACAAAAAGAATGAATATACGTATACCTGAATAAAGCAATCATGGAAGAAGAGTCTAAGAGTTGCAGCTGCTGTAATAACAGTTTGTCTGTACTTCTGCTCAACTGCTGATTGGACGATGGACTCCACGTTTGGACACGAATCCCGATAAAAATCTCGATGGAGCTGAGCATTAATACAACTTGTATTGGAAATGATAAAGAGTAGGAGGAGGACTAAGTGAAGAAACTGGCTACTACTGATCAACCTATCCATTATTTCTTGTGTAATTTCTTTGGAAAGGTTTAGTGGGACTTTATATATAGTACCACTAGTTAAGTTCACTTTTAACTGTTTCAAATGGACTAATTTTTAATTTGCAAAGTGATgagtaatatatttttcttagtGATGAATTCCTCCATTTCGTTGTACTTAATTGGGTCGGTccagaaaataattttctatgaCCAGTTactatataaaagaaattaGGAAATGATCTTACGTACAAAGATctcatgtattttatttaattatcgaTCTCATGTGATAAAGgtcatataataaaaaataaaaaagaatatttgaGTCTATCTCAAACATTTTAAGATAAATTAGGAGCATTGCACTATTAGAAACAAAGGTTTTTCTCCTTACGAATCAATGAGAATTTTGTGTTATAATAAACATGATTTTTCTATCCCATTCTCATTGAATCAACTCACTGTAAAAATGCATGGTGGAAAACAAATTCTCCTTGAAATACTAAGaaacttcttaatttttttccctttttattgattcaatcaaaatatgtgcgaaatatttctctctccaaAAGAAGCAAATATGAATTGGGACTGTTATaaagataacaaaaataaacattcaatttgatcaaaaaagaaaaatgaaactaGTAAAAGGCAAAAACAAATATAGAGCTGTTAGGTAGTGGCTAGTATTATTTGAGTGGATGAGAAGGGTTTTTAAGAAGACGACACTAGAAGTCACATGCATGCACCACTACAATAAAGACATCAAATGACAGCTTATTTCCTCTTATTTTTGCCTAACACTTATTTGGCAAATGATTTTGACATCATCTTTTTATAAGTATGGGATGGGAATGGGAGAATCTTAAATAAGATTGAGAAGtacttataataattaattagaacaaATTCATATTAGAAAACGACATAAGAAAGGGAATGATAACTTTTCTAACCACCACACTATGTTCATATTTTTTGTACATTaatttgatgttttttttttcccgTTGGTTTCCACTTTCCCACTTGAGTTCCTCTTGTATTAATATTGAGGTTTGACTAAATTCAGATTCGTGCGTTGCTGCAATCTAAAAGATTATAATTCTTCTGAGAACTTAAacgcaaaatatatatataagttagcAGACTGAGGTCTCATT
The genomic region above belongs to Solanum dulcamara chromosome 5, daSolDulc1.2, whole genome shotgun sequence and contains:
- the LOC129889466 gene encoding peroxidase 16-like, with protein sequence MDRLISSSQFLHLVLLLLFIISNTSCINAQLHRDFYRDSCPNVESIVQSAVEQKYRQTVITAAATLRLFFHDCFIQGCDASIILRSSGNNTAEKDHPDNMSLAGDGYDTVIKAKAAVDNVPACKNKVSCADILAMATRDVIALAGGPHYTVELGRRDGRISSQNSVHNNLPHSDFNLKKLLPMFASRGLSIRHLIALSGAHTLGFSHCNQFSSRIYSFNSKRKVDPTIDADYATELQEMCPQNASPRVVIPLDPDTPQVFDNMYFKNLQRGKGLFTSDQTLYTKMGSRRVVNMFASNKTAFERVFIAAMTKLGRFGVKTGNHGEIRKDCAVVN